The Pseudophaeobacter arcticus DSM 23566 genome includes a region encoding these proteins:
- a CDS encoding ABC transporter ATP-binding protein, which yields MTTVTKAQVVLRLQGITKRFGPVTANEEVSFDLHRGEVIALLGENGAGKTTLMNILFGQYTADAGSVELFGQPLPPGAPRAALDAGVGMVHQHFTLADNLTVWENIVLGVDHLAGLSLKPRQVKSRIRALSQQFHLKVDQNAKVGRLTVGERQRVEILKALYRDAKILILDEPTAVLTPQEAEALFATLREAISTGLSVIFISHKLHEVMAISHRVVVLRHGRLVAERATDATNREELAALMVGAEVTAPSIENRAPGAPLLSLRRVCTPDHGAAPGLKSLTLDLAAGQITGLAGVSGNGQAALSDLLSGLISPARGDMQLAGKLVKNWSPRTAIANGIARIPEDRHKTGTIADFDLTENAILETYASRFSRRGWMNWAAARAFTKDLIKTYDVRCPGPDIRIRLLSGGNMQKLILGRVLEEAPQIILANQPVRGLDIGAVNYVHGELAKARDRGAAVLLISEDLDEIMQLSDVIHVISEGRLSPGFARGTKRPEELGAWMAGHGFDTEAPDAA from the coding sequence ATGACCACAGTAACAAAGGCGCAGGTTGTCCTGCGCCTTCAAGGCATTACCAAACGATTTGGTCCGGTCACGGCCAATGAAGAGGTGAGCTTTGATTTGCATCGCGGTGAAGTCATCGCGCTTTTGGGCGAAAATGGCGCGGGCAAGACCACGCTGATGAATATCCTGTTTGGCCAATATACCGCCGACGCCGGATCGGTTGAGCTGTTTGGCCAGCCGCTGCCCCCTGGTGCGCCCCGTGCGGCACTGGATGCGGGCGTCGGCATGGTGCATCAGCATTTCACCCTGGCCGATAACCTGACGGTCTGGGAAAATATCGTTCTGGGCGTTGATCACCTCGCTGGGCTGTCGCTGAAACCCCGACAGGTCAAATCCCGCATTCGCGCCCTGTCGCAACAGTTTCATCTGAAAGTGGACCAAAATGCCAAGGTTGGCCGCCTGACGGTGGGCGAACGCCAGCGGGTCGAGATCCTCAAGGCACTGTACCGCGACGCCAAAATCCTGATCCTGGACGAGCCCACCGCGGTACTGACCCCGCAAGAGGCCGAGGCGCTGTTTGCCACCCTACGCGAGGCGATTTCCACCGGCCTGTCGGTGATCTTCATCAGTCACAAGCTGCACGAGGTCATGGCGATCTCGCACCGTGTTGTTGTGCTGCGGCATGGCAGGTTGGTAGCGGAACGCGCCACCGATGCCACCAACCGCGAAGAACTGGCGGCGCTGATGGTGGGGGCGGAAGTCACCGCGCCCAGCATTGAAAACCGCGCACCCGGCGCGCCCCTGTTGTCCCTGCGCCGGGTCTGCACCCCGGATCACGGCGCGGCACCGGGGCTGAAATCGCTCACCCTCGACCTAGCGGCGGGGCAGATCACCGGGCTTGCCGGTGTTTCCGGCAATGGGCAGGCGGCGCTGTCTGATCTGCTCTCTGGCTTGATCAGCCCGGCGCGTGGCGACATGCAACTGGCGGGGAAGCTGGTGAAAAACTGGTCCCCCCGCACCGCCATCGCAAATGGCATCGCCCGCATCCCCGAAGACCGGCACAAAACCGGCACCATCGCCGATTTTGACCTCACCGAGAACGCCATTCTGGAAACCTATGCCAGCCGGTTCAGCCGTCGTGGCTGGATGAACTGGGCTGCCGCCCGCGCCTTTACCAAGGATCTGATCAAAACCTATGATGTGCGCTGCCCCGGCCCCGACATTCGCATTCGCCTGCTGTCGGGCGGCAATATGCAAAAGCTGATCCTGGGGCGCGTGCTGGAAGAAGCCCCCCAGATCATTCTGGCCAACCAGCCAGTGCGCGGCCTGGATATTGGCGCGGTGAACTATGTGCATGGCGAACTGGCCAAGGCCCGTGATCGCGGCGCGGCTGTCTTGCTCATCTCGGAGGATCTGGATGAAATCATGCAGCTTTCCGATGTGATTCACGTGATTTCTGAAGGGCGGCTTAGCCCAGGTTTTGCCCGTGGCACCAAGCGCCCCGAAGAGCTGGGCGCCTGGATGGCCGGCCATGGGTTTGACACGGAGGCCCCTGATGCGGCTTGA
- a CDS encoding ABC transporter permease has product MRLEPIASPSPARRIVPPALAIAATFLVAALLALVAGGNPFAVFGLILKGAFGSKFALLETLNSATPLIFTGLAIAVAFRAKLWNIGAEAQLYAGAVLTVILGTGALGLPSYLMLPLCALAAMLAGALLLLGPALLKTRLGVDEVVTTLLFNFIFLLFVSYLLEGPLKDPMGMGWPKSARLTPEARLPRIVDGLRLHWGFALALAAALVVWVINTRTTLGYEMRAVGQNAEAAGFAGIPVTRVILKTALLSGGLAGLAGFSEVSGLKGALTLDLSPGFGYTGIVVAMLALLHPLGVVVAALFVAAIFVGADSMSRAVGVPSYIADIMLASALLFMVLAILLTKFRVRRD; this is encoded by the coding sequence ATGCGGCTTGAACCTATTGCCTCCCCCAGCCCGGCGCGGCGGATTGTGCCGCCTGCGCTGGCCATTGCCGCGACCTTTCTGGTCGCCGCGCTGTTGGCCCTGGTGGCCGGGGGCAATCCCTTTGCGGTCTTTGGCCTGATCCTGAAAGGCGCCTTTGGCTCGAAATTTGCCCTGCTGGAGACCCTCAACAGCGCCACGCCGCTGATCTTTACCGGGCTGGCCATTGCCGTCGCCTTTCGCGCCAAACTGTGGAACATCGGTGCCGAGGCGCAGCTATATGCCGGGGCGGTGCTGACCGTGATCCTTGGCACCGGTGCGCTGGGGCTGCCCAGCTATCTGATGCTGCCGCTCTGCGCTCTGGCCGCCATGCTGGCGGGCGCCTTGCTGCTGCTGGGGCCTGCCTTGCTGAAAACCCGGCTGGGCGTCGATGAGGTGGTGACAACCCTGTTGTTCAACTTCATCTTCCTGCTGTTTGTTTCCTACCTGCTCGAAGGGCCGCTGAAGGATCCCATGGGCATGGGCTGGCCGAAATCCGCCCGCCTGACACCAGAGGCCCGGCTGCCGCGTATCGTCGACGGCTTGCGGCTACATTGGGGCTTTGCCCTGGCGCTGGCCGCCGCCTTGGTGGTCTGGGTGATCAACACCCGCACCACGCTGGGATATGAGATGCGCGCGGTGGGCCAAAATGCCGAGGCCGCGGGGTTTGCCGGCATTCCCGTCACCCGCGTCATCCTGAAAACTGCGCTGCTGTCTGGCGGCCTGGCGGGGCTTGCGGGTTTCTCCGAGGTCTCGGGCCTGAAAGGCGCGCTGACGCTCGATCTGTCGCCCGGCTTTGGCTATACCGGCATCGTGGTTGCCATGCTGGCGCTGCTGCATCCCCTGGGTGTGGTGGTGGCGGCGCTGTTTGTCGCTGCCATTTTCGTGGGCGCCGACAGCATGAGCCGCGCCGTTGGCGTACCCAGCTATATTGCCGATATCATGCTGGCCTCGGCCCTGTTGTTCATGGTGCTGGCGATCCTGCTGACCAAATTCCGTGTGCGGAGAGACTGA
- a CDS encoding ABC transporter permease — protein sequence MDLFDILLSASFWAAAIRIASPLIFATLGELICERAGVLNLGIEGIMVAGAFAGWIAVWAGLPLWGGVAVAMLTGMMLGLVHSILSVPFGLSQHVVGIGLTLLATSLTFYTYRVVLPEVSSPPKITAFQPYEIPLLSDLPLVGPALFSQTPLTYAGFILAALTALVLYRTPLGLAVRAAGENPAAVAAQGLSVTAIRMGAVIVGSGFMAVGGAFLTLSAFDSFFFDMVNGRGWICIALVVFGAWKPGKAVMGAILFAAFDALQIRLQQTGIGAVVPYQVFLMLPYFLSILALVVMSRRAEIPAALMVPFNKGER from the coding sequence ATGGATCTGTTCGATATTCTGCTCTCTGCCAGTTTCTGGGCCGCCGCCATCCGCATTGCCTCGCCGCTAATCTTTGCCACCCTGGGCGAGCTGATCTGCGAGCGCGCCGGGGTGCTGAACCTTGGCATTGAGGGCATCATGGTGGCCGGCGCCTTTGCCGGCTGGATTGCGGTCTGGGCGGGCCTGCCGCTGTGGGGCGGTGTGGCGGTGGCGATGCTCACCGGCATGATGCTGGGGCTGGTGCATTCCATCCTCAGCGTGCCCTTTGGGCTCTCGCAACATGTGGTGGGCATTGGCCTGACACTGCTGGCGACCTCGCTGACCTTCTACACCTATCGCGTGGTGCTGCCCGAGGTGTCATCGCCGCCCAAAATCACCGCCTTTCAACCCTATGAAATTCCACTGCTGTCGGATCTGCCGCTGGTTGGCCCGGCGCTGTTTTCGCAAACGCCGCTGACCTATGCCGGGTTTATCCTTGCGGCGCTGACGGCGCTGGTGCTCTACCGTACCCCGCTGGGGCTGGCAGTGCGCGCCGCCGGAGAGAACCCCGCTGCCGTGGCCGCACAGGGCCTGTCGGTGACCGCAATCCGCATGGGGGCGGTGATTGTTGGCTCTGGCTTTATGGCTGTGGGCGGTGCGTTTTTGACCCTTTCGGCCTTTGACAGCTTCTTTTTCGATATGGTGAACGGGCGCGGCTGGATCTGTATTGCACTGGTGGTCTTTGGCGCCTGGAAACCCGGCAAGGCGGTGATGGGCGCCATTCTGTTTGCCGCCTTTGATGCGCTGCAAATCCGCCTGCAACAGACCGGCATTGGCGCCGTGGTCCCCTATCAGGTCTTTTTGATGTTGCCCTATTTCCTGTCCATTCTGGCCCTGGTGGTGATGTCACGCCGCGCCGAGATCCCAGCGGCGCTGATGGTGCCCTTCAACAAGGGAGAGAGATGA
- a CDS encoding amidohydrolase family protein — protein sequence MFDLLIKGGTLPDGAQRDIAITGDRIAAIEPKIEAQAQEVIDATGDLVAPPFVDPHFHLDATLSYGLPRVNASGTLLEGISLWGELRDQTSVDEMVERALTYCDWAASLGLLTIRSHVDTTPDHLNTVTAMLEVRDKVKDYIDLQLVAFPQDGLYRSPTGRENLLRALDMGVEVVGGIPHFERTMADGAASLRDLCEIAAQRGLMVDIHCDESDDPLSRHIETLAYEAQRLGLQGRVAGSHLTSMHSMDNYYVSKLLPLIAEAGISAIPNPLINIVLQGRHDSYPKRRGLTRVKEMQALGIPVGWGQDCVRDPWYSLGTGDMLDVAFMGLHVAQMTHPDEMARCFTMVTETNAQITGAQDYGLKRGAQASLVVLDAANPTEAVRLRPARLAVVAKGKVIARSPRGDAKLSLPGRPTSVRRRHSPGA from the coding sequence ATGTTTGACCTGCTGATCAAGGGTGGCACCCTGCCCGACGGCGCCCAGCGCGATATTGCCATCACAGGCGACCGGATTGCCGCCATCGAGCCAAAGATCGAGGCGCAGGCGCAAGAGGTGATCGACGCGACGGGCGATCTGGTGGCGCCGCCCTTTGTCGATCCACATTTCCATCTGGATGCAACGCTGTCTTATGGGCTGCCACGGGTGAATGCCTCTGGCACCCTGCTGGAAGGCATCTCGCTGTGGGGAGAGCTGCGCGATCAGACATCGGTTGACGAGATGGTCGAGCGGGCCCTGACCTATTGTGACTGGGCTGCCAGCCTCGGCCTGTTGACCATCCGCAGCCATGTAGACACCACGCCGGATCACCTCAACACCGTCACCGCCATGCTGGAGGTGCGCGATAAGGTGAAAGACTACATCGACCTGCAATTGGTCGCCTTCCCACAAGACGGGTTATACCGCAGCCCCACGGGGCGGGAAAACCTGCTGCGCGCACTGGATATGGGCGTCGAGGTTGTCGGTGGCATCCCGCATTTTGAGCGCACCATGGCCGATGGTGCCGCTTCGCTACGCGATCTATGCGAGATCGCTGCCCAGCGTGGCCTGATGGTGGATATACACTGCGACGAGAGCGATGATCCCCTGTCGCGCCATATCGAGACCCTCGCCTATGAGGCTCAGCGGCTGGGACTGCAAGGACGGGTTGCCGGGTCACATCTGACCTCGATGCATTCGATGGACAATTACTACGTCTCCAAACTGCTGCCGCTGATCGCCGAGGCCGGGATCTCTGCCATCCCCAACCCGCTGATCAACATCGTTTTGCAGGGCCGCCATGACAGCTATCCCAAACGGCGTGGATTGACACGGGTGAAGGAAATGCAGGCGCTTGGCATCCCGGTTGGTTGGGGGCAGGACTGCGTGCGCGATCCCTGGTACTCTCTGGGCACCGGCGACATGCTGGACGTGGCCTTTATGGGGCTACATGTGGCGCAGATGACCCACCCGGATGAAATGGCCCGCTGTTTCACCATGGTGACCGAGACCAACGCCCAGATCACCGGTGCGCAGGACTACGGGCTCAAGCGCGGCGCGCAGGCCTCTTTGGTGGTGCTGGACGCCGCCAATCCCACCGAGGCCGTCCGTTTGCGCCCCGCCCGTCTGGCGGTGGTGGCAAAGGGCAAGGTAATCGCCCGCAGCCCCCGTGGTGATGCCAAGCTGTCGCTGCCCGGTCGCCCGACCTCAGTACGGCGGCGTCATAGCCCCGGGGCTTGA
- a CDS encoding MATE family efflux transporter has product MTDTPTNTFTNGPLAAIYVKTALPIILVMGMNGLLSVTDALFLGIYVGPDALAAVTLMFPIYMLIVALSTLVSNGMSSLLARAFGAQDLTRARGIFAGAHGLALGLGLGLITLFFFLGRPMALLVAGGAEHLAQMGLIYLQITVFFSPLLFVLSVNSDALRNEGRVGFMALMSLLVSIANIGFNYVLIALLDMGVAGSAYGTAAAQALAFAIILCFRLIGPTELRPAVLLRNSMLRHWGRILALGAPQSLNFLGLALGSAAIITALQWFGGANYPDTVSAYGIITRVITFAFLPLLGLSFAMQTITGNNYGAELWHRSDASLQIALVAAFVYCTLVQVVVMNLPAQIAGAFVEDRAVIAEVARILPVMTCVFFLMGPLMMMASYFQAIGSATRAAILGLSKTYAFAIPLTFLLPLQFGEIGVWYAGPLAEVMLCLLTVLVLWKLAQGSPLRWGLFHPHNGAP; this is encoded by the coding sequence ATGACTGACACCCCCACCAATACCTTCACCAATGGCCCATTGGCGGCCATCTATGTCAAAACTGCGCTGCCGATCATTCTGGTGATGGGCATGAATGGCCTGCTGTCGGTGACCGATGCGCTGTTTCTGGGCATCTATGTCGGGCCGGATGCGCTGGCTGCCGTCACCTTGATGTTTCCAATCTACATGCTGATTGTGGCGCTTTCGACGCTGGTCTCAAACGGCATGTCCAGCCTGCTGGCGCGGGCCTTTGGGGCGCAAGACCTTACCCGCGCGCGCGGCATATTTGCCGGCGCGCATGGGCTGGCGCTTGGCCTTGGGCTGGGGCTAATTACTCTGTTCTTCTTTCTCGGCCGCCCCATGGCGCTGCTGGTTGCAGGGGGGGCAGAACACTTGGCCCAGATGGGGCTGATTTACCTGCAAATCACCGTGTTTTTCTCGCCCCTGCTGTTTGTGCTCTCGGTCAATTCGGACGCGCTGCGCAACGAGGGGCGGGTTGGTTTTATGGCACTGATGAGCCTGCTGGTCTCGATCGCCAATATCGGCTTCAACTATGTGCTGATTGCCCTGCTTGATATGGGCGTGGCCGGGTCGGCCTATGGCACGGCGGCGGCGCAGGCGCTGGCCTTTGCCATCATCCTGTGTTTCCGCCTCATCGGCCCAACCGAGCTGCGCCCGGCAGTGCTGCTGCGCAATTCCATGCTGCGCCACTGGGGGCGAATTCTGGCGCTGGGGGCACCGCAAAGTCTCAACTTTCTGGGGCTCGCGCTGGGGTCTGCGGCGATCATCACGGCGCTGCAGTGGTTTGGCGGCGCCAACTATCCAGACACGGTATCGGCCTATGGCATCATCACCCGCGTTATCACCTTTGCCTTCCTGCCGCTTTTGGGCCTGTCCTTTGCGATGCAGACCATCACCGGCAACAACTATGGCGCAGAGCTGTGGCACCGCTCTGATGCCAGCCTGCAGATCGCGCTGGTCGCCGCCTTTGTCTATTGCACCCTGGTCCAGGTGGTGGTGATGAATTTGCCGGCGCAGATCGCCGGTGCCTTTGTCGAAGACCGGGCCGTGATTGCCGAGGTGGCCCGCATCCTGCCGGTGATGACCTGTGTTTTCTTCCTGATGGGGCCGCTGATGATGATGGCCAGCTATTTTCAGGCCATCGGCTCTGCCACCAGAGCCGCCATCCTGGGGCTCAGCAAGACCTATGCCTTTGCCATCCCACTCACCTTTTTGCTGCCGCTGCAGTTTGGCGAGATCGGCGTCTGGTATGCCGGGCCCCTGGCCGAGGTGATGCTCTGCCTTCTCACCGTGCTGGTGCTGTGGAAACTGGCGCAAGGCAGCCCGCTGCGGTGGGGGCTTTTTCATCCACACAACGGCGCGCCTTAG
- a CDS encoding ABC transporter ATP-binding protein, with translation MSLLKVLGLTASYGPSQALFGVDLSIGEGEVLALMGRNGMGKSTTIKVICGMLAAATGELQFAGADLRQMKSHRIARLGVGLVPEGRRCFAPLTVEENLSAAARPGDWDFDRVAALFPRLAERRDQKAASLSGGEQQMLAIGRALMTNPRLLILDEATEGLAPVVRQEIWAAIAQLKSQTGMSILVVDKTLKELAQVADTAVILNKGETVWSGSMAELTPELTDRFLGV, from the coding sequence ATGAGCCTGTTGAAAGTTCTGGGGCTGACGGCCTCATATGGTCCGTCGCAGGCCTTGTTTGGTGTTGATCTGTCGATTGGTGAGGGCGAGGTTCTGGCGCTGATGGGGCGCAATGGCATGGGCAAAAGCACCACGATCAAGGTGATCTGCGGCATGCTGGCGGCCGCGACCGGGGAGCTGCAGTTTGCCGGGGCCGATCTGCGCCAGATGAAATCACATCGCATTGCCCGGCTCGGGGTTGGCCTGGTGCCCGAGGGGCGCCGCTGCTTTGCGCCCTTGACGGTGGAGGAAAACCTGAGTGCTGCGGCGCGTCCGGGGGATTGGGATTTTGACCGGGTGGCCGCGCTGTTTCCACGTCTGGCAGAGCGGCGCGATCAAAAGGCGGCCTCGCTGTCGGGGGGCGAGCAACAGATGCTGGCCATCGGGCGCGCCCTGATGACCAACCCGCGCCTGTTGATCCTGGACGAGGCCACCGAGGGTCTGGCCCCGGTGGTGCGACAAGAGATCTGGGCGGCGATTGCACAGCTGAAATCGCAGACCGGGATGTCGATTCTGGTGGTGGATAAGACCCTGAAAGAGCTGGCCCAGGTGGCGGACACCGCAGTGATCCTGAACAAGGGCGAAACGGTTTGGTCGGGCAGCATGGCAGAGCTGACGCCCGAGCTGACGGATCGTTTCCTCGGCGTCTGA